A single Verrucomicrobiia bacterium DNA region contains:
- a CDS encoding ectonucleotide pyrophosphatase/phosphodiesterase produces MFLGNYLIRLLVVFVFTAGVESAFAAKPPAVKHVFIVSFDQGNPALLKRTDLPTIHQMVTEGAHTWEAYTIVPSITLPSHTSMLTGVGIQKHQVTWNGYDPKNGLVTVPTIFSLAKARGLKTAMFVGKEKFKHLDLPGSVDKFVWPQPTDDAYAVAQAFVANFDQVMPNVCFIHFRDPDSVGHATGAYSPEKIKALKDCDAALGMIRDAVKAAGVLDQSVFILTADHGSHDAQNKEGKTVGSHGSTAPEDVTIPWVVWGKGVKKDFTITAAVSTYDSAATALWLMKVPLPESFWGRPVTTAFK; encoded by the coding sequence ATGTTCTTAGGAAATTATCTGATCCGTTTGTTGGTCGTTTTTGTTTTCACCGCCGGAGTTGAATCCGCTTTCGCCGCAAAACCGCCCGCTGTTAAACATGTTTTTATCGTCAGCTTTGACCAAGGCAATCCCGCCCTGCTAAAGCGAACCGATCTGCCGACGATCCATCAAATGGTCACTGAGGGCGCTCACACTTGGGAAGCTTACACCATCGTGCCAAGCATCACCCTGCCCTCGCATACTTCGATGCTGACCGGCGTGGGCATTCAAAAACATCAGGTTACTTGGAATGGTTATGACCCCAAAAACGGACTGGTCACGGTACCAACGATTTTCAGCCTAGCCAAGGCGCGAGGACTGAAAACCGCCATGTTTGTCGGCAAGGAAAAATTCAAACATTTGGACCTGCCCGGCTCGGTGGATAAATTCGTCTGGCCGCAACCAACCGATGATGCTTACGCCGTCGCCCAGGCGTTCGTCGCCAATTTTGATCAGGTCATGCCTAATGTGTGCTTCATTCATTTCCGGGATCCAGACTCCGTTGGTCACGCGACCGGCGCTTACTCACCGGAGAAGATCAAGGCTTTGAAAGACTGCGATGCGGCGCTGGGAATGATTCGTGACGCGGTGAAGGCCGCGGGCGTTTTGGATCAGAGTGTATTTATCTTAACTGCGGACCACGGCAGTCACGATGCCCAAAATAAGGAGGGCAAAACGGTCGGCTCGCACGGCAGCACCGCACCGGAAGATGTGACGATTCCGTGGGTGGTTTGGGGCAAAGGGGTCAAAAAAGATTTCACCATCACCGCTGCGGTATCCACCTACGACTCGGCTGCCACCGCCCTCTGGTTGATGAAAGTTCCGCTGCCTGAATCTTTCTGGGGTCGGCCGGTCACCACGGCGTTCAAATAA
- the hisB gene encoding imidazoleglycerol-phosphate dehydratase HisB, whose amino-acid sequence MRVRQARLQRHTKETRIKVQLKLDGSGKASIQTGIPFFDHMLTLFAKHAVVDLKLRCQGDLEVDAHHTVEDCGIALGQAILQALGDKKGIRRYGADFHPKNPFTGEAYVPMDECLARCVIDFSGRPHLVWRGLEGRAYKRLTRTERQQDMSSAFRFGLAREFFQGFTNEARCNLHLELLYGEEPHHIVEALFKAFAKAVDAACQRDPRIDGQIPSTKGQL is encoded by the coding sequence ATGCGAGTTCGGCAGGCGCGATTGCAGCGACACACGAAAGAAACCCGAATTAAAGTTCAGCTCAAGTTGGACGGTTCGGGCAAGGCTTCCATCCAGACAGGAATCCCATTCTTTGATCACATGCTGACGCTCTTTGCGAAACATGCAGTGGTTGATCTTAAACTGCGCTGTCAGGGCGACTTGGAAGTAGATGCGCATCACACCGTCGAAGATTGCGGCATCGCTTTGGGACAGGCGATTTTACAGGCTTTGGGGGATAAAAAAGGGATTCGTCGCTATGGAGCGGATTTTCATCCCAAGAACCCTTTCACTGGAGAAGCTTATGTGCCGATGGATGAATGTCTGGCCCGTTGCGTCATTGATTTTAGTGGCCGACCGCATTTGGTTTGGCGTGGATTGGAGGGACGCGCCTACAAACGGCTTACTCGGACGGAACGTCAACAAGACATGTCCAGCGCGTTTCGTTTCGGTTTGGCCAGGGAATTTTTTCAAGGTTTCACCAATGAAGCGCGGTGTAATCTGCATTTGGAATTGCTTTACGGCGAAGAACCGCATCACATCGTCGAAGCGCTTTTCAAAGCGTTTGCCAAGGCGGTAGATGCTGCCTGCCAGCGAGATCCGCGCATTGACGGCCAAATTCCCAGTACGAAAGGCCAGCTTTGA
- a CDS encoding sigma-70 family RNA polymerase sigma factor, with the protein MADLDHFATSDEALVRSARNGDMVAFEELVARHRDKIYARAYTMMRNEDEAIDLSQEAWVKGWQRLVQFQGESSFTTWMTRIVINLCLDQLRKRKRQRTESIEAMDEESGGVERQMPIVTVNPTAGLEREDLRIRIDEALGKLTEAHRTVLVLHEFEQMEYKNIAKAMNCSIGTVMSRLFYARRKMAALLQDLKQVD; encoded by the coding sequence ATGGCTGATTTAGATCATTTCGCTACTTCAGACGAGGCTTTGGTTCGTTCCGCGCGGAACGGCGACATGGTCGCATTTGAAGAGTTGGTGGCGCGGCATCGGGATAAGATTTATGCGCGAGCCTACACAATGATGCGGAATGAGGATGAGGCGATTGATCTTTCTCAAGAGGCGTGGGTGAAGGGTTGGCAGCGGTTGGTTCAGTTTCAGGGCGAATCCAGCTTCACCACTTGGATGACGCGAATTGTCATCAATCTGTGCCTGGACCAGCTCCGAAAACGGAAACGTCAACGAACGGAATCCATCGAGGCGATGGATGAAGAATCCGGAGGAGTGGAGCGGCAGATGCCGATCGTCACGGTCAATCCGACGGCAGGATTGGAGCGCGAGGATTTGCGGATCCGGATAGATGAGGCGCTGGGCAAGCTGACGGAAGCGCACCGGACGGTGCTCGTTTTACACGAATTCGAGCAGATGGAGTACAAAAACATCGCCAAGGCGATGAATTGCTCGATTGGAACGGTAATGTCGCGTTTGTTTTACGCGCGTCGAAAAATGGCAGCATTATTGCAGGACTTAAAGCAGGTTGATTAG